The following proteins come from a genomic window of Denitromonas sp.:
- the gcvA gene encoding transcriptional regulator GcvA yields MEAPGKLPPLPALRTFEAAARHLSFTRAAEELHVTHSAVSHQIRALEAWLAFPLFSRQGRAVVLTRAGEELLVVANEALRQVSDTVAVLRRRINVNRLSISVMPSFAGRWLAPRIAAFIEANPGCEVNVVSTTARSDFVRDGVDVAIRWGFGGYAGVRSELLMEDVLFPVVGTRFAGRLPRTPAALAGLPLLRSDGEDWVPWFRAVGLDWPEPTAGLMHNDSGLVVQAAIEGQGVALARGSLAALALRNGQLTRLFEAEVPVMYREGQDVSAEHGFDEHGQPRRWAYWLVLPQRGGETPLRQAFIDWLRAEMAADAAAGCGPAPA; encoded by the coding sequence TGTGACCCATAGCGCCGTGAGCCACCAGATCCGCGCGCTGGAGGCGTGGCTGGCGTTCCCGTTGTTTTCGCGCCAGGGGCGGGCGGTGGTGCTGACCCGTGCGGGCGAAGAACTGCTGGTGGTAGCCAATGAGGCGCTGCGCCAGGTGTCGGACACGGTCGCCGTGCTGCGCCGGCGGATCAACGTCAACCGCTTGTCGATCAGTGTCATGCCGTCCTTCGCCGGGCGCTGGCTGGCACCGCGGATAGCGGCCTTCATCGAGGCGAATCCGGGCTGCGAGGTGAATGTGGTGTCCACCACCGCACGCTCGGATTTCGTGCGCGATGGTGTGGACGTGGCGATTCGCTGGGGTTTCGGCGGCTACGCCGGGGTGCGCAGCGAGCTGCTGATGGAAGACGTGCTGTTTCCCGTCGTCGGCACGCGCTTCGCTGGCCGCCTGCCGCGCACGCCGGCAGCGCTGGCAGGCCTGCCGCTGCTGCGCTCGGATGGCGAGGACTGGGTGCCGTGGTTTCGTGCCGTCGGCCTGGACTGGCCGGAGCCGACCGCCGGGCTGATGCATAACGATTCCGGGCTGGTGGTGCAGGCGGCCATCGAGGGGCAGGGCGTGGCGCTGGCGCGCGGTTCGCTGGCCGCGCTGGCGCTGCGCAACGGCCAGCTCACGCGCCTGTTCGAGGCCGAGGTGCCGGTGATGTACCGCGAAGGGCAGGACGTGTCGGCCGAGCACGGCTTTGACGAGCACGGCCAGCCGCGCCGCTGGGCCTACTGGCTGGTGCTGCCGCAGCGCGGCGGTGAGACCCCCTTGCGCCAGGCCTTCATCGACTGGCTGCGCGCCGAGATGGCGGCCGATGCGGCGGCCGGCTGTGGGCCGGCCCCTGCGTGA